From a single Stomoxys calcitrans chromosome 4, idStoCalc2.1, whole genome shotgun sequence genomic region:
- the LOC106095271 gene encoding uncharacterized protein LOC106095271 isoform X4: MSTRNQPHPQMAPPPPPKPLKSQTYANGNGNGNLNANGNLVNGSAISNGNNPTFGLSAHDTNASIQKLNGRSPCHTPPRTDREQVVMTPKGKTANSTVILIERKLVDEVSERTHVAGGDHTGIIINKDTVAGQKSQTTPAQLSLEFRVFLVSANSGKHSQESRTLRFWFRDWLKNEENQAHIAQDFFKELVSPKDFPRDYVGFIKKIMKLMQKGYDEIQSLEIELRILEETAEPPSRPLSMDESQFESPPLTQEKVLELIEQAYPNPITPEDLAKDYGWEEQDVIMVFMSLKERGLIKSMEYNSYTRIHHEDKEIKVVKQMPTIASNKQPTIAIITAQYCEKLAIDAMLENKETFVRYTTVGESNVYTLGNIGAHRIVSTKLPSVGSTREAMTATGNTTTRLLGTFQNVDYVFVVGVAGGVPHYTDYKKHVRLGDVVISYVDKQRALTNGSEKPYVYVYKSGDDVKTYFPINDSLQQIAESLQANMEIKRPWETYLQEGLHLLQQKTESDFNRPAANSDKLFMSIGNNEVIEVSHPIGADSVDGIPKSRLHLGPIGSGRDLVRNDDLRIQFAKKYGLLATDLEMSSVLDSIIGNCRESFILVKGISDYKDGTTTRKWQNYASLAAASVVKSIICGMDAPTNV, translated from the exons ATGTCAACCAGAAATCAGCCCCATCCTCAAATGGCACCACCACCACCCCCCAAGCCATTGAAATCACAAACATATGCAAATGGCAACGGCAACGGCAATCTAAACGCCAATGGCAATTTGGTGAATGGTAGTGCCATCAGTAATGGCAATAATCCTACATTCGGTTTGTCAGCCCATGATACGAATGCGAGCATTCAGAAGTTAAACGGACGCAGTCCTTGTCACACGCCACCGCGCACCGATCGAGAGCAGGTCGTTATGACGCCCAAAGGTAAAACGGCCAATAGTACGGTCATTCTCATCGAACGTAAATTGGTGGATGAGGTTAGTGAACGCACTCATGTGGCTGGTGGCGATCACACAGGTATCATTATCAACAAGGATACGGTGGCGGGACAAAAATCACAGACCACACCGGCCCAATTATCGCTAGAGTTTCGTGTGTTCTTGGTCAGTGCCAATTCGGGAAAACATTCACAGGAATCTAGAACACTGAGATTTTGGTTTCGCGATTGGTTGAAGAATGAAGAGAATCAAGCACACATTGCCCAGGACTTTTTCAAGGAATTGGTTAGTCCCAAGGATTTCCCCAGAG ACTATGTGGGTTTTATCAAGAAGATCATGAAGCTCATGCAGAAGGGTTACGATGAAATTCAATCGCTGGAAATAGAATTACGCATACTCGAAGAAACCGCAGAGCCACCATCCAGGCCAC TGTCCATGGATGAAAGCCAATTTGAATCTCCACCCTTGACACAGGAAAAAGTACTCGAACTCATTGAGCAAGCCTATCCCAATCCCATTACACCCGAAGATTTGGCAAA AGACTATGGCTGGGAGGAACAAGATGTTATTATGGTCTTTATGTCATTGAAGGAAAGGGGTCTGATTAAATCTATGGAATATAATTCATACACCAGAATTCATCATGAGGATAAAGAGATTAAG GTTGTCAAACAGATGCCCACCATTGCCTCTAATAAACAGCCCACCATAGCTATCATCACAGCCCAGTATTGTGAGAAATTGGCCATCGATGCCATGTTGGAGAATAAGGAAACTTTTGTACGCTACACCACAGTAG GTGAATCGAATGTCTATACTTTGGGCAATATTGGAGCTCATCGCATTGTCAGCACAAAATTGCCTTCGGTGGGCAGTACGCGTGAGGCTATGACTGCCACTGGCAATACCACGACACGCCTTTTGGGCACCTTCCAGAATGTGGACTATGTGTTTGTGGTGGGCGTGGCTGGTGGTGTGCCCCATTATACCGATTACAAGAAACATGTGCGTTTAGGCGATGTGGTCATCTCATACGTGGACAAGCAGAGGGCCCTAACCAATGG cTCTGAAAAGCCCTATGTCTATGTCTACAAAAGTGGTGACGATGTCAAAACCTATTTCCCCATAAATGATTCTCTACAACAGATAGCCGAAAGCTTGCAAGCCAATATGGAGATTAAACGTCCCTGGGAAACCTATCTGCAGGAGGGTTTGCATTTGCTACAACAAAAAACCGAAAGTGATTTCAATCGTCCCGCTGCTAATTCCGATAAACTGTTCATGAGCATTGGCAACAATGAGGTCATTGAGGTGTCCCATCCCATAGGGGCGGATAGTGTGGATGGCATACCCAAGTCCCGCTTGCATTTGGGCCCCATAGGTTCGGGCCGCGACTTGGTGCGTAACGATGATCTGCGTATACAGTTTGCCAAGAAGTATGGTCTCTTGGCCACCGATTTGGAAATGAGTTCGGTGTTGGACAGTATTATCGGCAATTGTCGGGAAAGTTTTATTTTAGTGAAAg GCATTTCGGATTACAAAGATGGCACCACAACCCGCAAATGGCAAAATTACGCCTCTCTGGCTGCTGCCTCGGTGGTTAAGTCAATTATTTGTGGCATGGATGCACCCACAAATGTTTAA
- the LOC106095271 gene encoding uncharacterized protein LOC106095271 isoform X3 gives MSTRNQPHPQMAPPPPPKPLKSQTYANGNGNGNLNANGNLVNGSAISNGNNPTFGLSAHDTNASIQKLNGRSPCHTPPRTDREQVVMTPKGKTANSTVILIERKLVDEVSERTHVAGGDHTGIIINKDTVAGQKSQTTPAQLSLEFRVFLVSANSGKHSQESRTLRFWFRDWLKNEENQAHIAQDFFKELVSPKDFPRDYVGFIKKIMKLMQKGYDEIQSLEIELRILEETAEPPSRPLSMDESQFESPPLTQEKVLELIEQAYPNPITPEDLAKDYGWEEQDVIMVFMSLKERGLIKSMEYNSYTRIHHEDKEIKVVKQMPTIASNKQPTIAIITAQYCEKLAIDAMLENKETFVRYTTVDTLKKDSNLTNSLKKKRRVGESNVYTLGNIGAHRIVSTKLPSVGSTREAMTATGNTTTRLLGTFQNVDYVFVVGVAGGVPHYTDYKKHVRLGDVVISYVDKQRALTNGSEKPYVYVYKSGDDVKTYFPINDSLQQIAESLQANMEIKRPWETYLQEGLHLLQQKTESDFNRPAANSDKLFMSIGNNEVIEVSHPIGADSVDGIPKSRLHLGPIGSGRDLVRNDDLRIQFAKKYGLLATDLEMSSVLDSIIGNCRESFILVKGISDYKDGTTTRKWQNYASLAAASVVKSIICGMDAPTNV, from the exons ATGTCAACCAGAAATCAGCCCCATCCTCAAATGGCACCACCACCACCCCCCAAGCCATTGAAATCACAAACATATGCAAATGGCAACGGCAACGGCAATCTAAACGCCAATGGCAATTTGGTGAATGGTAGTGCCATCAGTAATGGCAATAATCCTACATTCGGTTTGTCAGCCCATGATACGAATGCGAGCATTCAGAAGTTAAACGGACGCAGTCCTTGTCACACGCCACCGCGCACCGATCGAGAGCAGGTCGTTATGACGCCCAAAGGTAAAACGGCCAATAGTACGGTCATTCTCATCGAACGTAAATTGGTGGATGAGGTTAGTGAACGCACTCATGTGGCTGGTGGCGATCACACAGGTATCATTATCAACAAGGATACGGTGGCGGGACAAAAATCACAGACCACACCGGCCCAATTATCGCTAGAGTTTCGTGTGTTCTTGGTCAGTGCCAATTCGGGAAAACATTCACAGGAATCTAGAACACTGAGATTTTGGTTTCGCGATTGGTTGAAGAATGAAGAGAATCAAGCACACATTGCCCAGGACTTTTTCAAGGAATTGGTTAGTCCCAAGGATTTCCCCAGAG ACTATGTGGGTTTTATCAAGAAGATCATGAAGCTCATGCAGAAGGGTTACGATGAAATTCAATCGCTGGAAATAGAATTACGCATACTCGAAGAAACCGCAGAGCCACCATCCAGGCCAC TGTCCATGGATGAAAGCCAATTTGAATCTCCACCCTTGACACAGGAAAAAGTACTCGAACTCATTGAGCAAGCCTATCCCAATCCCATTACACCCGAAGATTTGGCAAA AGACTATGGCTGGGAGGAACAAGATGTTATTATGGTCTTTATGTCATTGAAGGAAAGGGGTCTGATTAAATCTATGGAATATAATTCATACACCAGAATTCATCATGAGGATAAAGAGATTAAG GTTGTCAAACAGATGCCCACCATTGCCTCTAATAAACAGCCCACCATAGCTATCATCACAGCCCAGTATTGTGAGAAATTGGCCATCGATGCCATGTTGGAGAATAAGGAAACTTTTGTACGCTACACCACAGTAG ACACTCTTAAAAAAGATTCCAATCTAACGAATTCTCTGAAAAAGAAAAGACGTGTTg GTGAATCGAATGTCTATACTTTGGGCAATATTGGAGCTCATCGCATTGTCAGCACAAAATTGCCTTCGGTGGGCAGTACGCGTGAGGCTATGACTGCCACTGGCAATACCACGACACGCCTTTTGGGCACCTTCCAGAATGTGGACTATGTGTTTGTGGTGGGCGTGGCTGGTGGTGTGCCCCATTATACCGATTACAAGAAACATGTGCGTTTAGGCGATGTGGTCATCTCATACGTGGACAAGCAGAGGGCCCTAACCAATGG cTCTGAAAAGCCCTATGTCTATGTCTACAAAAGTGGTGACGATGTCAAAACCTATTTCCCCATAAATGATTCTCTACAACAGATAGCCGAAAGCTTGCAAGCCAATATGGAGATTAAACGTCCCTGGGAAACCTATCTGCAGGAGGGTTTGCATTTGCTACAACAAAAAACCGAAAGTGATTTCAATCGTCCCGCTGCTAATTCCGATAAACTGTTCATGAGCATTGGCAACAATGAGGTCATTGAGGTGTCCCATCCCATAGGGGCGGATAGTGTGGATGGCATACCCAAGTCCCGCTTGCATTTGGGCCCCATAGGTTCGGGCCGCGACTTGGTGCGTAACGATGATCTGCGTATACAGTTTGCCAAGAAGTATGGTCTCTTGGCCACCGATTTGGAAATGAGTTCGGTGTTGGACAGTATTATCGGCAATTGTCGGGAAAGTTTTATTTTAGTGAAAg GCATTTCGGATTACAAAGATGGCACCACAACCCGCAAATGGCAAAATTACGCCTCTCTGGCTGCTGCCTCGGTGGTTAAGTCAATTATTTGTGGCATGGATGCACCCACAAATGTTTAA
- the LOC106095271 gene encoding uncharacterized protein LOC106095271 isoform X2, whose protein sequence is MSTRNQPHPQMAPPPPPKPLKSQTYANGNGNGNLNANGNLVNGSAISNGNNPTFGLSAHDTNASIQKLNGRSPCHTPPRTDREQVVMTPKGKTANSTVILIERKLVDEVSERTHVAGGDHTGIIINKDTVAGQKSQTTPAQLSLEFRVFLVSANSGKHSQESRTLRFWFRDWLKNEENQAHIAQDFFKELVSPKDFPRDYVGFIKKIMKLMQKGYDEIQSLEIELRILEETAEPPSRPPRDGYIIYCYGDCNRKFEEALLAQQQTVSMDESQFESPPLTQEKVLELIEQAYPNPITPEDLAKDYGWEEQDVIMVFMSLKERGLIKSMEYNSYTRIHHEDKEIKVVKQMPTIASNKQPTIAIITAQYCEKLAIDAMLENKETFVRYTTVGESNVYTLGNIGAHRIVSTKLPSVGSTREAMTATGNTTTRLLGTFQNVDYVFVVGVAGGVPHYTDYKKHVRLGDVVISYVDKQRALTNGSEKPYVYVYKSGDDVKTYFPINDSLQQIAESLQANMEIKRPWETYLQEGLHLLQQKTESDFNRPAANSDKLFMSIGNNEVIEVSHPIGADSVDGIPKSRLHLGPIGSGRDLVRNDDLRIQFAKKYGLLATDLEMSSVLDSIIGNCRESFILVKGISDYKDGTTTRKWQNYASLAAASVVKSIICGMDAPTNV, encoded by the exons ATGTCAACCAGAAATCAGCCCCATCCTCAAATGGCACCACCACCACCCCCCAAGCCATTGAAATCACAAACATATGCAAATGGCAACGGCAACGGCAATCTAAACGCCAATGGCAATTTGGTGAATGGTAGTGCCATCAGTAATGGCAATAATCCTACATTCGGTTTGTCAGCCCATGATACGAATGCGAGCATTCAGAAGTTAAACGGACGCAGTCCTTGTCACACGCCACCGCGCACCGATCGAGAGCAGGTCGTTATGACGCCCAAAGGTAAAACGGCCAATAGTACGGTCATTCTCATCGAACGTAAATTGGTGGATGAGGTTAGTGAACGCACTCATGTGGCTGGTGGCGATCACACAGGTATCATTATCAACAAGGATACGGTGGCGGGACAAAAATCACAGACCACACCGGCCCAATTATCGCTAGAGTTTCGTGTGTTCTTGGTCAGTGCCAATTCGGGAAAACATTCACAGGAATCTAGAACACTGAGATTTTGGTTTCGCGATTGGTTGAAGAATGAAGAGAATCAAGCACACATTGCCCAGGACTTTTTCAAGGAATTGGTTAGTCCCAAGGATTTCCCCAGAG ACTATGTGGGTTTTATCAAGAAGATCATGAAGCTCATGCAGAAGGGTTACGATGAAATTCAATCGCTGGAAATAGAATTACGCATACTCGAAGAAACCGCAGAGCCACCATCCAGGCCAC CTCGTGATGGTTACATTATTTATTGTTATGGTGATTGCAATCGCAAATTCGAGGAGGCCCTCTTGGCCCAACAGCAAACAG TGTCCATGGATGAAAGCCAATTTGAATCTCCACCCTTGACACAGGAAAAAGTACTCGAACTCATTGAGCAAGCCTATCCCAATCCCATTACACCCGAAGATTTGGCAAA AGACTATGGCTGGGAGGAACAAGATGTTATTATGGTCTTTATGTCATTGAAGGAAAGGGGTCTGATTAAATCTATGGAATATAATTCATACACCAGAATTCATCATGAGGATAAAGAGATTAAG GTTGTCAAACAGATGCCCACCATTGCCTCTAATAAACAGCCCACCATAGCTATCATCACAGCCCAGTATTGTGAGAAATTGGCCATCGATGCCATGTTGGAGAATAAGGAAACTTTTGTACGCTACACCACAGTAG GTGAATCGAATGTCTATACTTTGGGCAATATTGGAGCTCATCGCATTGTCAGCACAAAATTGCCTTCGGTGGGCAGTACGCGTGAGGCTATGACTGCCACTGGCAATACCACGACACGCCTTTTGGGCACCTTCCAGAATGTGGACTATGTGTTTGTGGTGGGCGTGGCTGGTGGTGTGCCCCATTATACCGATTACAAGAAACATGTGCGTTTAGGCGATGTGGTCATCTCATACGTGGACAAGCAGAGGGCCCTAACCAATGG cTCTGAAAAGCCCTATGTCTATGTCTACAAAAGTGGTGACGATGTCAAAACCTATTTCCCCATAAATGATTCTCTACAACAGATAGCCGAAAGCTTGCAAGCCAATATGGAGATTAAACGTCCCTGGGAAACCTATCTGCAGGAGGGTTTGCATTTGCTACAACAAAAAACCGAAAGTGATTTCAATCGTCCCGCTGCTAATTCCGATAAACTGTTCATGAGCATTGGCAACAATGAGGTCATTGAGGTGTCCCATCCCATAGGGGCGGATAGTGTGGATGGCATACCCAAGTCCCGCTTGCATTTGGGCCCCATAGGTTCGGGCCGCGACTTGGTGCGTAACGATGATCTGCGTATACAGTTTGCCAAGAAGTATGGTCTCTTGGCCACCGATTTGGAAATGAGTTCGGTGTTGGACAGTATTATCGGCAATTGTCGGGAAAGTTTTATTTTAGTGAAAg GCATTTCGGATTACAAAGATGGCACCACAACCCGCAAATGGCAAAATTACGCCTCTCTGGCTGCTGCCTCGGTGGTTAAGTCAATTATTTGTGGCATGGATGCACCCACAAATGTTTAA
- the LOC106095271 gene encoding uncharacterized protein LOC106095271 isoform X1: MSTRNQPHPQMAPPPPPKPLKSQTYANGNGNGNLNANGNLVNGSAISNGNNPTFGLSAHDTNASIQKLNGRSPCHTPPRTDREQVVMTPKGKTANSTVILIERKLVDEVSERTHVAGGDHTGIIINKDTVAGQKSQTTPAQLSLEFRVFLVSANSGKHSQESRTLRFWFRDWLKNEENQAHIAQDFFKELVSPKDFPRDYVGFIKKIMKLMQKGYDEIQSLEIELRILEETAEPPSRPPRDGYIIYCYGDCNRKFEEALLAQQQTVSMDESQFESPPLTQEKVLELIEQAYPNPITPEDLAKDYGWEEQDVIMVFMSLKERGLIKSMEYNSYTRIHHEDKEIKVVKQMPTIASNKQPTIAIITAQYCEKLAIDAMLENKETFVRYTTVDTLKKDSNLTNSLKKKRRVGESNVYTLGNIGAHRIVSTKLPSVGSTREAMTATGNTTTRLLGTFQNVDYVFVVGVAGGVPHYTDYKKHVRLGDVVISYVDKQRALTNGSEKPYVYVYKSGDDVKTYFPINDSLQQIAESLQANMEIKRPWETYLQEGLHLLQQKTESDFNRPAANSDKLFMSIGNNEVIEVSHPIGADSVDGIPKSRLHLGPIGSGRDLVRNDDLRIQFAKKYGLLATDLEMSSVLDSIIGNCRESFILVKGISDYKDGTTTRKWQNYASLAAASVVKSIICGMDAPTNV; encoded by the exons ATGTCAACCAGAAATCAGCCCCATCCTCAAATGGCACCACCACCACCCCCCAAGCCATTGAAATCACAAACATATGCAAATGGCAACGGCAACGGCAATCTAAACGCCAATGGCAATTTGGTGAATGGTAGTGCCATCAGTAATGGCAATAATCCTACATTCGGTTTGTCAGCCCATGATACGAATGCGAGCATTCAGAAGTTAAACGGACGCAGTCCTTGTCACACGCCACCGCGCACCGATCGAGAGCAGGTCGTTATGACGCCCAAAGGTAAAACGGCCAATAGTACGGTCATTCTCATCGAACGTAAATTGGTGGATGAGGTTAGTGAACGCACTCATGTGGCTGGTGGCGATCACACAGGTATCATTATCAACAAGGATACGGTGGCGGGACAAAAATCACAGACCACACCGGCCCAATTATCGCTAGAGTTTCGTGTGTTCTTGGTCAGTGCCAATTCGGGAAAACATTCACAGGAATCTAGAACACTGAGATTTTGGTTTCGCGATTGGTTGAAGAATGAAGAGAATCAAGCACACATTGCCCAGGACTTTTTCAAGGAATTGGTTAGTCCCAAGGATTTCCCCAGAG ACTATGTGGGTTTTATCAAGAAGATCATGAAGCTCATGCAGAAGGGTTACGATGAAATTCAATCGCTGGAAATAGAATTACGCATACTCGAAGAAACCGCAGAGCCACCATCCAGGCCAC CTCGTGATGGTTACATTATTTATTGTTATGGTGATTGCAATCGCAAATTCGAGGAGGCCCTCTTGGCCCAACAGCAAACAG TGTCCATGGATGAAAGCCAATTTGAATCTCCACCCTTGACACAGGAAAAAGTACTCGAACTCATTGAGCAAGCCTATCCCAATCCCATTACACCCGAAGATTTGGCAAA AGACTATGGCTGGGAGGAACAAGATGTTATTATGGTCTTTATGTCATTGAAGGAAAGGGGTCTGATTAAATCTATGGAATATAATTCATACACCAGAATTCATCATGAGGATAAAGAGATTAAG GTTGTCAAACAGATGCCCACCATTGCCTCTAATAAACAGCCCACCATAGCTATCATCACAGCCCAGTATTGTGAGAAATTGGCCATCGATGCCATGTTGGAGAATAAGGAAACTTTTGTACGCTACACCACAGTAG ACACTCTTAAAAAAGATTCCAATCTAACGAATTCTCTGAAAAAGAAAAGACGTGTTg GTGAATCGAATGTCTATACTTTGGGCAATATTGGAGCTCATCGCATTGTCAGCACAAAATTGCCTTCGGTGGGCAGTACGCGTGAGGCTATGACTGCCACTGGCAATACCACGACACGCCTTTTGGGCACCTTCCAGAATGTGGACTATGTGTTTGTGGTGGGCGTGGCTGGTGGTGTGCCCCATTATACCGATTACAAGAAACATGTGCGTTTAGGCGATGTGGTCATCTCATACGTGGACAAGCAGAGGGCCCTAACCAATGG cTCTGAAAAGCCCTATGTCTATGTCTACAAAAGTGGTGACGATGTCAAAACCTATTTCCCCATAAATGATTCTCTACAACAGATAGCCGAAAGCTTGCAAGCCAATATGGAGATTAAACGTCCCTGGGAAACCTATCTGCAGGAGGGTTTGCATTTGCTACAACAAAAAACCGAAAGTGATTTCAATCGTCCCGCTGCTAATTCCGATAAACTGTTCATGAGCATTGGCAACAATGAGGTCATTGAGGTGTCCCATCCCATAGGGGCGGATAGTGTGGATGGCATACCCAAGTCCCGCTTGCATTTGGGCCCCATAGGTTCGGGCCGCGACTTGGTGCGTAACGATGATCTGCGTATACAGTTTGCCAAGAAGTATGGTCTCTTGGCCACCGATTTGGAAATGAGTTCGGTGTTGGACAGTATTATCGGCAATTGTCGGGAAAGTTTTATTTTAGTGAAAg GCATTTCGGATTACAAAGATGGCACCACAACCCGCAAATGGCAAAATTACGCCTCTCTGGCTGCTGCCTCGGTGGTTAAGTCAATTATTTGTGGCATGGATGCACCCACAAATGTTTAA